One genomic window of Choloepus didactylus isolate mChoDid1 chromosome 27, mChoDid1.pri, whole genome shotgun sequence includes the following:
- the LOC119521940 gene encoding transcription initiation factor IIA subunit 1-like: MANSANTNTVPKLYRSVIEDVINDVRDIFLDDGVDEQVLMELKTLWENKLMQSRAVDGLHSEEQQLLLQVQQQHQPQQQQHHHHHHHQQAQPQQTVPQQAQTQQVLIPAPQQAPQVIVPDSKLIQHMNASNMSAAATAATLALPAGVTPVQQILTNSGQLLQVVRAANGAQYIFQPQQSVVLQQQVIPQMQPGGVQAPVIQQVLAPLPGGISPQAGVIIQPQQILFTGNKTQVIPTTVAAPTAAQAQITATGQQQSQAQPAQSQAPLVLQVDGTGDTSSEEDEDEEEDYDDDEEEDKEKDGAEDGQVEEEPLNSEDDVSDEEGQELFDTENVVVCQYDKIHRSKNKWKFHLKDGIMNLNGRDYIFSKAIGDAEW; the protein is encoded by the exons ATGGCGAACTCGGCAAATACAAACACCGTGC CTAAATTATATAGATCTGtgattgaagatgttattaatgaTGTGAGAGATATCTTTTTGGATGATGGAGTGGATGAACAAGTCCTGATGGAACTAAAAACTTTATGGGAGAATAAGCTAATGCAGTCTAGGGCAGTAGATGGACTTCATTCAGAAGAGCAGCAGCTTTTATTGCAAGTTCAGCAGCAGCATCaaccccagcagcagcagcatcaccatcaccaccaccatcagcaaGCTCAACCACAACAGACTGTACCGCAGCAAGCTCAGACCCAGCAGGTCCTTATTCCTGCACCCCAGCAAGCACCACAAGTTATTGTTCCTGATTCTAAGTTGATACAACATATGAATGCATCAAACATGAGTGCTGCTGCCACAGCTGCTACCTTGGCACTCCCTGCAGGTGTGACTCCTGTTCAACAGATATTAACAAATTCAGGCCAGCTTCTTCAGGTGGTCAGAGCAGCCAATGGTGCCCAGTATATCTTTCAACCTCAGCAGTCAGTGGTTCTACAACAACAGGTTATACCACAAATGCAGCCTGGTGGAGTTCAAGCTCCTGTTATACAACAGGTACTGGCCCCTCTTCCTGGAGGGATTTCACCACAAGCAGGTGTCATCATCCAGCCTCAGCAAATCTTATTTACAGGAAATAAGACTCAAGTTATACCTACAACTGTGGCAGCACCTACAGCAGCACAAGCGCAGATAACTGCAACTGGTCAACAGCAGTCACAGGCCCAGCCTGCTCAATCACAAGCTCCATTAGTGTTACAAGTTGATGGAACTGGGGATACGTCGTCTGAAGAAGATGAAGACGAAGAAGaagattatgatgatgatgaagaggaagacaaagagaaagatgGAGCTGAAGATGGGCAGGTGGAAGAAGAGCCCCTCAATAGTGAAGATGATGTGAGTGATGAGGAAGGGCAGGAACTCTTTGACACAGAAAATGTTGTCGTATGCCAGTATGATAAGATACACAGAagtaaaaacaaatggaaatttcatCTCAAGGATGGCATTATGAATCTTAATGGAAGAGATTATATATTTTCCAAAGCCATTGGAGATGCAGAATGGTGA